One Brassica napus cultivar Da-Ae unplaced genomic scaffold, Da-Ae ScsIHWf_1007;HRSCAF=1413, whole genome shotgun sequence genomic window, GAACCGGAAACGACAGCAACTTCCCGATGATGATGACGATACCGCAGCCGGAGAAAGAGCACATGTTCGACAAAGTGGTAACACCAAGCGACGTCGGAAAACTCAACCGACTAGTAATACCTAAACAACACGCGGAGAGGTATTTTCCACTAGACTCATCAAACAACCAAAACGGCACGCTGTTGAATTTCCAAGACAGAAACGGCAAGATGTGGAGATTCCGTTACTCGTACTGGAACTCTAGCCAGAGCTACGTGATAACCAAAGGATGGAGCCGTTTCGTCAAAGAGAAAAAGCTCGACGCTGGAGACATCGTCTCTTTCCAGCGAGGGATCGGAGATGAGTCCAAAAGATTGAAACTATACATCGATTGGAGGCATAGACCCAACATGATGAGCGTCGCTCAAACACATAATCAGTTTGGTAACTTCGGTTTTAACTTCAATTTTCCGACCACTTCTCAATGTTTCAACAGATTCCATCCATTGCCGGAATATAATACCGTTCCCATTCACCGGAGCTTGAACCACCAACGTTCGTATTATTATAACAATCATGGTCAAGAGTTTGTAGGGTATGTTTATGGGAATTTAGCTGGAAGGTGTTACTACACGGGCGGCTCACCGTTTGACCAAAGAAGCATTGTTGGATCAGAGCCGTTGGTTATTGAGTCAGTCCCTGTAGTTCCCGGGAGATTAACTCCGGTGATATTGCCTCCACTTCCTCCTCCTTCTATGGCGGGTAAGAGACTAAGGCTCTTTGG contains:
- the LOC125595215 gene encoding B3 domain-containing transcription factor NGA3-like — encoded protein: MDLSLAPATNSDQEQDRDQELNSNIGASSSSGTGNDSNFPMMMTIPQPEKEHMFDKVVTPSDVGKLNRLVIPKQHAERYFPLDSSNNQNGTLLNFQDRNGKMWRFRYSYWNSSQSYVITKGWSRFVKEKKLDAGDIVSFQRGIGDESKRLKLYIDWRHRPNMMSVAQTHNQFGNFGFNFNFPTTSQCFNRFHPLPEYNTVPIHRSLNHQRSYYYNNHGQEFVGYVYGNLAGRCYYTGGSPFDQRSIVGSEPLVIESVPVVPGRLTPVILPPLPPPSMAGKRLRLFGVNMECGNNDNNQQEESWVLPRGEMGASSSSSALRLNLSSDHDDEDDNGDGDGDGGDQFAKKGKSSRFL